One segment of Haemophilus influenzae DNA contains the following:
- the rlmKL gene encoding bifunctional 23S rRNA (guanine(2069)-N(7))-methyltransferase RlmK/23S rRNA (guanine(2445)-N(2))-methyltransferase RlmL, whose amino-acid sequence MKQLFATTSRGFEELLKVELTELGAQEAKVVQGGVHYQADDETLYRTLLWSRLASRILFPLIETKIYSDLDLYAAVSGFNWLAQFDERVTFFVDFNGTNQEIRHTQFGAMRVKDGIVDYFERQGKTRPDVDKIQPDVRIHAYLNRENLVISLDLSGEALHLRGYREDAGQAPLRETLAAAIVLRSGWQAGSPLVDPMCGSGTLLIEAAQMKAKIAPQLYRLHWGFDFWKAHNQSAWEKVKNEAIELAEEKQREIQPHFYGFDLDHRVLKKAQKNAQNAGVSHLIKWQQGDVATLKNPGVNEVGTVICNPPYGERLGTTPALIALYSVFGQRLKKEFCGWNVSVFSSESTLLDCLRMRASRQFKAKNGPLDCVQKNYQVSERKSDEITAENELEFNRTSEVATDFANRLQKNIKKISKWAKQQGLDAYRLYDADLPEYNLAVDRYADYIVVQEYAAPKNIDENKARQRLLDAVTATLHVTGVETNKLILKVRQKQKGTNQYEKLANKGEYFYVNEYGAQLWVNLTDYLDTGLFLDHRLTRKMIGALAKGKDFLNLFAYTGSATVHAALGGAKSTTTVDMSNTYLNWAEQNLILNDIGGKQHKLIQADCLQWLEKCDRQFDLIFVDPPTFSNSKRMEDSWDVQRDHVKLMRNLKRVLSNNGTIVFSNNKRGFKMNLVALEELGLNAVEISHKTLPLDFERNKQIHNCWMIQHI is encoded by the coding sequence ATGAAACAATTATTTGCAACGACTTCTCGTGGCTTTGAAGAATTATTAAAAGTTGAACTCACTGAACTTGGTGCGCAAGAGGCAAAAGTGGTTCAAGGTGGCGTTCATTATCAAGCTGATGACGAAACTTTATACCGCACTTTGCTTTGGTCACGCCTTGCTTCACGCATTTTATTTCCTTTGATTGAAACCAAGATTTACAGTGATTTGGATCTTTATGCAGCTGTTTCAGGCTTTAATTGGTTAGCGCAATTTGATGAAAGAGTTACATTCTTTGTCGATTTTAATGGAACCAACCAAGAAATTCGTCATACTCAATTTGGTGCGATGCGTGTTAAAGATGGAATTGTCGATTACTTTGAACGTCAAGGTAAAACTCGTCCCGATGTAGATAAAATTCAGCCAGACGTGCGTATCCATGCTTATTTGAATCGTGAAAATTTAGTGATTTCTTTAGATTTAAGTGGGGAAGCATTGCATTTACGAGGCTATCGTGAGGATGCTGGTCAAGCGCCTTTACGTGAAACTCTAGCGGCGGCAATTGTTCTGCGTTCAGGTTGGCAAGCAGGTTCTCCATTAGTGGATCCAATGTGTGGTTCAGGTACGCTTTTAATTGAAGCGGCACAAATGAAAGCCAAAATTGCACCGCAACTTTATCGTTTACATTGGGGATTTGATTTTTGGAAAGCGCATAATCAATCGGCTTGGGAAAAAGTAAAAAATGAAGCGATTGAGTTAGCAGAAGAAAAACAACGTGAAATTCAACCGCACTTTTATGGATTTGACCTCGATCACCGCGTATTAAAAAAGGCGCAAAAGAATGCACAAAATGCAGGTGTTTCACATTTAATTAAATGGCAGCAAGGTGATGTTGCAACGTTGAAAAATCCTGGCGTAAATGAAGTCGGTACGGTTATCTGTAATCCACCTTATGGGGAACGCTTAGGCACAACCCCAGCATTGATCGCGCTCTATTCTGTATTTGGGCAAAGACTTAAAAAAGAATTTTGTGGTTGGAATGTTTCTGTTTTTAGTAGCGAATCCACATTACTTGATTGTTTGAGAATGCGTGCCAGCCGACAGTTTAAAGCCAAAAATGGCCCATTAGATTGTGTGCAGAAGAATTATCAAGTTTCAGAACGAAAATCTGACGAAATTACCGCTGAAAATGAACTAGAATTTAACCGCACTTCGGAGGTTGCAACCGATTTTGCTAATCGATTACAAAAAAATATTAAGAAAATTAGTAAATGGGCAAAGCAACAAGGATTAGACGCTTATCGTTTATATGATGCCGATTTGCCAGAATATAATTTAGCCGTTGATCGTTATGCAGATTACATTGTTGTGCAAGAATATGCAGCACCGAAAAATATTGATGAAAATAAAGCACGTCAGCGTTTGTTAGATGCGGTTACTGCAACTTTGCACGTTACAGGTGTAGAAACGAATAAGTTGATCCTCAAAGTTCGTCAGAAACAAAAAGGTACTAACCAATATGAGAAATTAGCCAATAAAGGCGAATACTTTTATGTGAATGAATATGGCGCGCAGCTTTGGGTAAATTTGACAGATTATTTAGACACGGGCTTATTTTTAGATCACCGTTTAACAAGAAAAATGATTGGAGCGTTGGCAAAAGGTAAAGATTTCTTGAACTTATTTGCTTATACTGGTTCTGCAACTGTTCACGCTGCCCTTGGTGGTGCTAAATCGACAACGACCGTTGATATGTCCAATACTTATCTTAATTGGGCGGAGCAAAATCTTATTTTGAATGATATTGGAGGTAAACAACATAAATTAATTCAAGCAGATTGCCTTCAATGGTTAGAAAAATGTGATCGTCAATTTGATTTGATATTTGTGGATCCACCGACGTTTTCAAATTCTAAACGTATGGAAGACAGTTGGGATGTGCAACGAGATCATGTGAAATTAATGCGCAATTTAAAACGAGTTTTGTCGAATAATGGCACAATTGTTTTCTCGAATAATAAACGTGGATTCAAAATGAATTTAGTTGCGTTGGAAGAATTAGGTTTAAATGCGGTAGAAATTTCGCATAAAACGTTACCTCTAGATTTTGAACGTAATAAACAAATTCATAATTGTTGGATGATTCAACATATATAA
- a CDS encoding TonB-dependent hemoglobin/transferrin/lactoferrin family receptor: protein MNIIINKRIFLLVTFVSIQLNVTAKQNSSNSNREELLPIIVNTDEDSNKLPGRSVLKQKNIEQQQADNAANLINILPGVNMAGGFRPGGQTLNINGMGDAEDVRVQLDGATKSFEKYQQGSIFIEPELLRKVTVDKGNYSPQYGNGGFAGTVKFETKDARDFLQENQKIGGLLKYGNNSNNNQKTYSTALVLQNEQKNIDLLLFGSVRNAGDYKRPDNSKILFSKNNQKTGLIKVNWQITPEHLLTLSSVYGIHKGWEPFAAKRDILPKPSSDDIMRYGTDIAWKRKLVYRDQKDKNYTLKYHYLPKNNPWINLSTQFSYSKTIQNDMRPKEASSVFGSSLGNQSWIAYSDLTFDINNTSTFNIKTSEHELLYGLQWLKNTRNTLIYDKGKVKKVDYNYGYFQPYYMPSGRQYTQAFYLQDQIKWQNFLFTGGIRYDHINNIGQKNLAPRYNDISAGHNYSQKNYNGWSYYLGLKYDVNHYLSLFTNFSKTWRAPVIDEQYETQSKQSSVPATSLNLEKEMINQTRVGGIITLNHLFQENDAFQFRTTYFYHRGKNEIFKTRGVNCVGNAADTNNSVCPKIIGNYRNLPGYVIQGVELEAYYQSTYLFGELTYSYVKGKRDTSPRNPWGKTSTWIAEIPPRKATATLGFNVPKYYLTVGWRAEFVRKQDRSPSSGDPKASYWSLPASRGYSLHNLFLSWSPAKIKGMNIKITVDNLFNRAYNPYLGELASGTGRNIKFSLSQKF, encoded by the coding sequence ATGAATATTATAATTAATAAACGTATCTTTTTATTAGTCACCTTTGTAAGTATTCAACTCAATGTAACCGCAAAGCAAAATTCTTCTAATTCTAATAGAGAGGAGTTATTACCTATCATTGTGAACACTGACGAGGATAGTAATAAACTACCTGGTCGTTCAGTATTAAAACAGAAAAATATCGAACAACAACAAGCTGACAATGCAGCGAATTTAATTAATATTTTGCCAGGTGTGAATATGGCAGGTGGTTTTCGCCCTGGCGGACAAACATTAAATATTAATGGAATGGGTGACGCTGAAGATGTTAGAGTTCAGTTAGATGGAGCTACAAAAAGTTTTGAAAAATACCAACAGGGTTCTATTTTTATTGAACCCGAATTGTTAAGAAAAGTAACTGTGGATAAAGGAAATTATTCTCCTCAATATGGTAATGGTGGTTTTGCTGGAACTGTAAAATTTGAAACTAAGGATGCTAGGGATTTCTTGCAAGAAAACCAGAAAATAGGTGGTTTGTTAAAGTATGGAAATAATAGCAATAATAACCAAAAAACTTATAGCACTGCACTAGTTTTACAAAATGAACAAAAAAATATTGATTTATTATTATTTGGTTCTGTAAGAAATGCTGGCGATTATAAAAGACCAGACAATAGCAAAATTCTTTTTTCAAAAAATAATCAAAAAACTGGATTAATAAAAGTAAATTGGCAAATTACTCCTGAACATTTATTAACTTTATCCAGTGTTTATGGCATTCATAAAGGGTGGGAACCTTTCGCAGCGAAAAGAGATATTTTACCTAAACCAAGTTCAGATGATATAATGCGTTATGGCACTGATATTGCTTGGAAACGTAAACTGGTTTATCGAGATCAAAAAGATAAAAATTACACATTAAAATACCACTACCTACCTAAAAATAATCCATGGATTAACTTATCTACTCAATTCAGCTATAGTAAAACCATACAAAATGATATGCGTCCCAAAGAAGCATCTTCAGTATTTGGTAGCAGCTTAGGTAATCAAAGCTGGATAGCTTATTCAGATCTTACTTTTGATATAAATAACACAAGTACTTTTAATATCAAAACTTCTGAGCATGAACTATTGTATGGTTTACAATGGTTAAAAAACACAAGAAATACTTTAATATACGATAAAGGTAAAGTGAAAAAAGTGGACTATAATTATGGCTATTTTCAGCCTTATTATATGCCTTCTGGACGCCAGTATACACAAGCATTTTATTTACAAGATCAAATAAAATGGCAGAATTTCCTCTTTACAGGAGGGATAAGATATGACCATATCAATAATATAGGGCAGAAAAATTTAGCGCCACGATATAATGATATCTCTGCAGGGCATAATTATAGCCAGAAAAATTATAATGGTTGGTCTTATTATTTAGGTCTTAAGTATGATGTAAATCATTATTTAAGTTTATTTACGAATTTTAGTAAAACTTGGCGTGCACCTGTTATTGATGAACAGTATGAGACGCAATCTAAGCAATCTTCTGTGCCTGCAACCTCTTTAAATTTAGAAAAAGAAATGATTAATCAAACCAGAGTGGGTGGAATTATTACTCTCAATCATCTATTTCAGGAAAATGATGCTTTTCAATTTAGAACTACTTATTTTTACCACCGTGGTAAAAATGAAATATTTAAAACCAGAGGAGTTAATTGTGTAGGCAATGCTGCAGATACCAATAATAGTGTTTGTCCTAAAATCATTGGAAATTATCGTAATTTGCCAGGTTATGTTATTCAAGGCGTAGAGTTAGAAGCTTATTATCAATCCACTTATTTATTTGGTGAGCTAACATATTCTTATGTAAAAGGAAAACGTGACACCTCACCAAGAAACCCATGGGGTAAAACCTCAACATGGATTGCAGAAATTCCCCCTAGAAAGGCAACTGCTACTTTAGGTTTCAATGTTCCAAAATATTATCTCACAGTAGGTTGGCGTGCTGAGTTTGTAAGAAAACAAGATCGATCGCCATCGTCTGGAGACCCCAAAGCATCATATTGGTCATTACCAGCTTCAAGAGGATACAGCCTACATAACCTATTCCTTTCTTGGAGCCCTGCAAAAATTAAAGGTATGAATATTAAGATTACAGTGGATAATTTATTCAATCGAGCATACAACCCTTATCTAGGCGAATTGGCTTCTGGAACAGGTAGGAATATCAAATTTAGCCTATCTCAGAAATTTTAG
- the rpsP gene encoding 30S ribosomal protein S16 — protein MVTIRLSRGGAKKRPFYQIVVADSRSPRDGRFIERVGFFNPIAQGNAERLRINLERVNHWVAQGASLSDRVATLVKEAQKAA, from the coding sequence ATGGTAACCATTCGTTTATCTCGTGGCGGAGCTAAAAAACGTCCATTTTATCAAATCGTAGTAGCTGACAGCCGTTCACCTCGTGACGGTCGCTTCATTGAGCGTGTAGGTTTCTTCAACCCAATCGCACAGGGTAACGCAGAACGTCTTCGCATTAATCTTGAGCGTGTAAATCACTGGGTTGCTCAAGGTGCTTCACTTTCTGATCGTGTTGCAACTTTGGTAAAAGAAGCTCAAAAAGCAGCATAA
- a CDS encoding glutathione S-transferase family protein produces MKLYGLIGACSFVPHVALEWVKIRENADYEFEAVTRELIKSPEFLSLNPRGAVPVLVDGDLVLSQNQAILHYLDELYPNSKLFGSKTVRDKAKAARWLAFFNADIHKSFVPLFRLPNYAKDNETLSHTIRQLSVEQILDQLAVANEHLESHIYFGESISVADAYLYIMLNWCRAVGIDFSHLTQLSAFIQRIEADQAIENVRKIEELKV; encoded by the coding sequence ATGAAATTATATGGTTTAATTGGTGCGTGCTCATTTGTTCCACATGTGGCATTAGAGTGGGTAAAAATACGTGAAAATGCGGATTATGAATTTGAAGCTGTCACGCGTGAGTTAATTAAATCACCTGAATTTTTATCATTGAATCCACGCGGGGCAGTACCCGTATTAGTTGATGGCGATTTAGTTCTATCGCAAAATCAAGCAATTTTGCACTATTTAGATGAACTTTATCCGAATTCAAAATTATTCGGTAGCAAAACGGTACGTGATAAAGCCAAAGCCGCTCGCTGGTTAGCATTTTTTAATGCGGATATTCATAAATCTTTTGTGCCTCTATTCCGTTTACCAAACTATGCGAAAGATAACGAAACACTCTCACACACTATTCGCCAGCTATCAGTAGAGCAAATTTTAGATCAACTTGCAGTCGCAAATGAACATTTAGAAAGCCATATCTATTTTGGCGAATCGATTTCAGTTGCCGATGCGTATCTTTACATTATGCTAAATTGGTGTCGAGCAGTAGGCATAGATTTCAGCCACTTAACTCAACTTTCAGCTTTTATACAACGCATTGAGGCTGATCAAGCTATCGAAAATGTGAGAAAAATTGAAGAACTAAAAGTATAA
- the mltA gene encoding murein transglycosylase A, with protein MSVCKPFWFKTFSISIITALLVSCTSNIKNIQIPTTLNGSDPQQFGAKYTNRTYQQAALVPVSNIENQSAVINQGDFLTQLSNIKNYSSKLSTNFYDNYEKITNWVLSGANINELTQFNIHPQIMRGFDGYQNVLMTGYYSPILYARHTPQGQFKNPIYRMPVKKRLSRVQIYAGALVGKGLELAYSDSMLENFLLGVQGSGYVDFGDGNLNYFAYAGQNGFPYTAIGRLLVEDGEIPKEKMSIQAIREWGNRNPSRVQSLLERNEAYVFFKNDPSGKVKGSAGVPLVAMASVASDRNVIPSGSVLLVEVPDIDNNGNWLGTHKLHLMVALDVGGAVKGHHFDLYRGIGARAGHIAGLSKHYGRVWVLQ; from the coding sequence ATGTCGGTGTGTAAACCATTTTGGTTCAAAACTTTTTCTATCTCAATTATTACCGCACTTTTGGTGTCTTGTACCTCTAACATAAAAAACATTCAGATTCCCACCACCTTAAATGGTAGTGATCCTCAACAATTCGGTGCAAAATATACCAATCGGACTTATCAGCAAGCAGCGCTTGTGCCTGTATCCAACATAGAAAACCAAAGTGCGGTAATAAATCAAGGCGATTTTTTAACACAGCTTTCCAATATAAAAAATTATTCGAGTAAACTTTCCACCAATTTTTACGACAATTATGAAAAGATTACAAATTGGGTTCTTTCTGGGGCAAATATTAATGAACTCACTCAATTTAATATCCATCCGCAAATTATGCGTGGATTTGATGGGTATCAAAATGTACTGATGACAGGCTATTATTCGCCTATACTTTATGCTCGTCATACCCCACAAGGTCAATTTAAAAATCCAATTTATCGTATGCCTGTGAAAAAACGTCTAAGTCGAGTGCAAATTTACGCGGGAGCATTAGTGGGGAAAGGACTAGAGTTAGCATATAGCGATTCCATGTTGGAAAACTTTTTACTTGGGGTACAAGGCAGTGGTTATGTAGATTTTGGCGATGGCAATCTTAACTATTTTGCTTACGCAGGACAAAATGGTTTCCCTTACACGGCTATCGGGCGTTTATTAGTGGAAGATGGCGAAATTCCAAAAGAAAAAATGTCTATTCAAGCAATTCGAGAGTGGGGCAATCGTAATCCATCGCGTGTACAAAGCTTGTTAGAGCGCAATGAAGCTTATGTCTTCTTTAAAAATGATCCAAGTGGCAAAGTGAAAGGCTCTGCGGGCGTTCCTCTTGTAGCAATGGCTTCAGTGGCATCAGATCGCAATGTTATCCCATCTGGCTCTGTACTTTTAGTCGAAGTACCAGATATTGATAATAATGGAAACTGGCTTGGCACACACAAATTACACTTAATGGTTGCACTTGATGTAGGCGGTGCAGTGAAAGGTCATCACTTTGACTTATATCGTGGTATCGGTGCTAGAGCAGGACATATTGCAGGGCTTTCAAAACACTACGGTAGAGTATGGGTATTACAATAA
- the rimM gene encoding ribosome maturation factor RimM (Essential for efficient processing of 16S rRNA), translated as MEQQHIEVVGKLGSTYGIRGWLRIYSSTEQAESIFDYQPWFLKIKGEWQSIELENWRYHNHEIIVKLKGVDDREAAQILANIEIGVDLSVFPKLEEGDYYWHDLIGCSVVNLEGYTMGMVTEMMETGSNDVLVVKANTKDAFGKQERLIPFLYEQVVKRVDLTTKTIEVDWDAGF; from the coding sequence ATGGAACAACAACATATTGAAGTTGTGGGCAAATTAGGCTCAACCTACGGTATTCGTGGGTGGTTACGTATTTATTCATCAACAGAACAAGCTGAAAGCATTTTTGATTATCAACCTTGGTTTTTAAAAATCAAAGGCGAATGGCAATCAATTGAATTAGAAAACTGGCGTTATCATAATCACGAAATCATCGTTAAATTAAAAGGCGTTGATGATCGTGAAGCAGCACAAATTTTAGCGAATATTGAAATTGGTGTGGATTTATCTGTATTCCCAAAACTGGAAGAGGGCGATTATTACTGGCACGATTTAATCGGTTGTTCAGTCGTAAACTTAGAAGGTTATACAATGGGAATGGTAACAGAGATGATGGAAACAGGTTCTAATGATGTGTTAGTGGTTAAAGCCAATACCAAAGATGCTTTTGGAAAACAAGAGCGGTTAATTCCGTTCTTGTATGAACAAGTAGTTAAAAGAGTCGATCTCACCACGAAAACAATTGAAGTGGATTGGGACGCTGGTTTCTAA
- the rpsO gene encoding 30S ribosomal protein S15 — protein MSLSTEKKAAIVAEFGRDAKDTGSSEVQIALLTAQINHLQAHFAEHKKDHHGRRGLLRMVSRRRKLLDYLKRTNLELYTSTIARLGLRR, from the coding sequence ATGTCTCTAAGTACGGAAAAAAAAGCAGCAATCGTTGCTGAGTTTGGTCGTGATGCAAAAGATACTGGTTCATCAGAAGTGCAAATCGCTTTATTAACTGCACAAATCAACCATTTACAAGCTCACTTTGCTGAACATAAAAAAGATCACCATGGTCGTCGTGGTTTATTGCGTATGGTTTCTCGTCGTCGTAAACTTTTAGATTATTTAAAACGTACTAATCTTGAGCTTTACACTTCAACTATCGCTCGTTTAGGTTTACGTCGCTAA
- the trmD gene encoding tRNA (guanosine(37)-N1)-methyltransferase TrmD yields MWIGVISLFPEMFKAITEFGVTGRAVKHNLLQVECWNPRNFTFDKHKTVDDRPYGGGPGMLMMVQPLRDAIHAAKAAAGESAKVIYLSPQGRKLDQGGVTELAQNQKLILVCGRYEGIDERLIQTEIDEEWSIGDYVLTGGELPAMTLIDAVARFIPGVLGKQASAEEDSFADGLLDCPHYTRPEVLEGLTVPSVLMSGHHEEIRKWRLKQSLQRTWLRRPELLESLALTDEQRKLLKEVQAEHNS; encoded by the coding sequence ATGTGGATAGGGGTGATTTCATTATTCCCCGAAATGTTTAAAGCGATTACGGAATTTGGGGTTACAGGTAGAGCCGTAAAACATAATCTTCTGCAAGTAGAATGTTGGAATCCTAGAAATTTTACATTCGACAAGCATAAAACCGTGGATGACCGTCCTTATGGTGGTGGTCCGGGAATGCTGATGATGGTGCAACCTTTACGGGATGCGATTCATGCTGCGAAAGCAGCGGCAGGAGAAAGCGCAAAGGTGATTTACCTTTCGCCACAAGGACGTAAACTCGATCAAGGCGGCGTAACCGAGCTTGCTCAAAATCAGAAATTGATTTTGGTATGTGGACGTTACGAAGGTATTGATGAGCGATTGATTCAAACTGAAATCGATGAAGAATGGTCAATTGGCGATTACGTTCTGACCGGTGGGGAATTGCCGGCAATGACATTAATTGATGCTGTTGCACGTTTTATTCCCGGTGTATTAGGCAAGCAAGCCTCCGCAGAAGAAGATTCTTTTGCAGATGGTTTATTAGATTGCCCACATTACACTAGACCAGAAGTGTTAGAAGGATTAACTGTACCGTCCGTGCTGATGTCGGGACATCACGAAGAAATTCGGAAATGGCGATTAAAACAATCGCTACAAAGAACGTGGCTCCGACGCCCTGAGCTCTTAGAAAGCCTAGCTCTGACTGACGAACAACGTAAACTGTTAAAAGAGGTGCAAGCCGAGCATAACAGTTAG
- the rplS gene encoding 50S ribosomal protein L19, with protein sequence MSNIIKQLEQEQLKQNVPSFRPGDTLEVKVWVVEGSKRRLQAFEGVVIAIRNRGLHSAFTLRKVSNGVGVERVFQTHSPAVDSIAVKRKGAVRKAKLYYLRARSGKSARIKERLGA encoded by the coding sequence ATGTCTAACATTATCAAACAACTTGAACAAGAACAATTAAAACAAAATGTACCTAGCTTCCGCCCAGGTGATACTTTAGAAGTTAAAGTATGGGTAGTTGAAGGTAGCAAACGTCGTTTGCAAGCATTCGAAGGCGTGGTTATTGCAATTCGTAACCGAGGCTTGCACTCAGCATTCACTTTACGTAAAGTATCTAATGGCGTAGGCGTTGAGCGCGTATTCCAAACTCACTCTCCAGCTGTAGATTCTATCGCAGTTAAACGTAAAGGTGCGGTACGTAAAGCTAAACTTTACTACTTACGTGCACGTTCAGGTAAATCAGCTCGTATTAAAGAGCGTTTGGGTGCATAA
- the tcdA gene encoding tRNA cyclic N6-threonylcarbamoyladenosine(37) synthase TcdA has product MSRIDNYEQRFGGIGRLYTPDGLAHLRQAHICIIGIGGVGSWVVEALARSGIGKLTLIDMDDICVTNINRQLPAMSGTIGKLKTEVMSERVKLINPECTVNIIDDFISPENQADYLNRGYDYVIDAIDNVKTKASLIAYCKRHKINVITIGGAGGQTDPTQIQIADLSKTIQDPLLAKVRSVLRKDYNFSQNPKRKFSIDAVFSTQPLIFPQMTEGCAISATMNCANGFGAATMITATFGFFAVSRVIDKLLKKKS; this is encoded by the coding sequence ATGTCTAGAATAGATAATTACGAACAACGTTTCGGCGGTATTGGACGACTTTATACACCCGATGGCTTAGCGCACTTACGCCAAGCCCATATTTGCATAATTGGCATTGGCGGCGTAGGTTCTTGGGTTGTTGAAGCCTTAGCACGATCTGGCATTGGCAAACTCACATTAATTGATATGGATGATATTTGCGTCACGAATATCAATCGCCAACTTCCTGCGATGAGCGGCACAATCGGCAAATTAAAAACTGAAGTGATGTCAGAGCGAGTAAAATTAATTAACCCAGAATGTACCGTCAATATTATTGATGATTTTATCTCGCCAGAAAATCAAGCAGATTACCTCAATCGAGGCTATGACTACGTAATTGATGCTATTGACAATGTGAAAACTAAAGCGTCGCTGATTGCTTATTGTAAACGTCACAAAATTAATGTGATTACTATTGGTGGTGCTGGTGGTCAAACTGATCCAACCCAAATTCAAATTGCCGATCTGAGTAAAACCATTCAAGATCCGCTCCTTGCTAAAGTGCGGTCAGTTTTACGCAAGGATTACAATTTTAGCCAAAATCCAAAACGCAAATTTAGTATCGATGCGGTATTTTCAACACAACCTTTAATATTTCCACAAATGACTGAAGGTTGTGCAATTTCAGCCACAATGAATTGCGCAAACGGGTTTGGTGCAGCCACAATGATAACTGCAACTTTTGGTTTTTTTGCTGTTTCTCGCGTAATAGATAAATTACTCAAGAAGAAATCTTAA